A stretch of DNA from Kiloniellales bacterium:
GCCCCTCGGACGTCGTTGCGCGGCTCTTGTGATGCGCCAGCATCACCGCGACCCGCGCGCCTCGCCGAGAACCCCGCAAGGCCGTCCTAGATATGACGAACTTAGGAACCACCACACTAGGGCATTATCCGATCAGATGGAATCGCTTTGCGATCCATCTGATCGGATGTAATGCCCTCGTTTCTACGTGTTAGCGCACTACTCCCGGCCAGACGCGAATGCGTCTGATCGGGAAGTGCGCTAGAGCGATAGCCCGGGATGGGGCAAGGCGTACTCGGTCAGCTCCTTGGTGATGTGGTCGTAGGCCTCGTCGACCGAGTCGGTGTCGAAGAAGAGGTCCAAATCGCCGGCGCTGATGGTCCCGAACTCGACCAGGGCGTCGAAGTTGATCACCCGGTGCCAGTAGTCGCGGCCGAAAAGCACGATGGGCATGCGCTTACGGATCTTGCCGGTCTGAATCAGGGTCAGAAGCTCGAAGAACTCGTCCAGAGTGCCGAAGCCGCCGGGGAAGACGACCACCGCCTTGGCCAGGTAAGCGAACCAGAACTTCCGCATGAAGAAGTAATGGAACTCGAAGGTCAGTTCTCGGGTCGCATGGGGATTGCCGCTGGGCTCGTGCGGGATCGAGATGTTGAGGCCGACGTTGATGCCGCGGGCCTCGGAGGCGCCCCGGTTCGAGGCCTCCATGATTCCCGGGCCACCGCCGCTGCAGATCACGAAACGGCGGTCGTCGTCGTCCAGGTTCTTCGACCACTCGGTCAGGCGCTTGGCCAGCTCTCGCGCCGCGTCGTAGTAGCGGGCCATCTCGCGGCGCTTTTCGTCCACGGCGGCATCATTCTCGAGGCTTTCGGGCGAGGGCGCCCGTGCCGAGCCGAAGAAGACGATGGTGTCGTCGACCTTGTAACGCTGGAAACGGGCCGCCGGCTCAATGTACTCCGCCAGGATGCGCAGGGGTCGGCCGTCCGGGCTGCTGAGGAACCGCTGGTTGCCGTAGGCCTTCTCGAGGTCGTTGGTCATCGCTGCACGTCGGAAGTGTTAGGAAAGAGGTCCGGGAGCCGGGCGGAGAACCGGCAGAGAATAGGTGGGAGGTCTTTCACAATCCTTGATGTCGGGCAGGCGGCCCAGGCGCGCAGCCGATCTCGTTCGGCACCGGAGCCCCGGAAAGGAAAAAAGGGAGACAACGACCGCCGCCTCCCCGGATCACGTTCCGCTGCCCGAGCCGCGACGGCTCGGGCCTCTGCGATGCCCCGCCGCTACTTCGCGGTCTCGGACTGGACCGTGCTCTGCTCCGTGCTCTGCTCCGTGCTCGCCGTCTGAGTCTGGGTCTGGGTCGGCGTCTCCGTCTGGACCGACTGCAAGGTTCCCTTGCTATAGGCGCAGCCTCCTTCTTGGGCCAGGGCCGGTGCAACGCCGAAGGCGACCAGGGCGGCCGCGATGACAAGAGCTTTCATATCCAGTCTCCAAGGCAATTGGCCGAAGTTGTTAACCATTGAACCCGCGATGCCCGCAACACCGCAAGTCCTTTCTTCGATCACGCTGTCGTGAGGTCACCGGGGCCGCCCGAGGGGATGGCCGAGGCGCTCGACGCCGTACCACCAGAGAAGCCAACGCCTGCCGGCCGTCGGACTCGGCGGGTGGAACGCCAACAGCACGGAGATCGATGCAATGAAAGGATCGGGGAAACTGGCCGGCGCGTTTGCCGCGGCCCTTGCCGGGGCCCTGCTGCTCTCCGGCCCGGCCTTGGCCGATCGGGGCGGTCACCGCGGCCAGCACCAGGTGCAGAAGGAGCACCGCCACGACAAGGCTCACCGCCACCACAAGGCCCATCGCCACGGGCACAAGGGGCATCACGCCGGGCACCATCACCGCAAGTGGCATCGCAAATGGCACCGGGCCGAGCGGCGGTGGCATCGGGCCGAGCGGCGATGGCACCGGGCCGAGCGACGGTGGCACCGGGCCGAGCGGCGATGGCACCGGGCCCAGCACCGTTGGCATCGCGCCCAGCGCCGGCATCACGGCTGGCACGGCCAGCATCGCCACCACGACTTCCACGGCAAGCCGAAGGTGGTGAAGAAGGTGGTCAAGCACCACTACCACTATCCCGACGGCCGGACCAAGGTCGTGCGCAAGGTGGTCAGGCACCACCGCCACTACTAGGCCGGCGGCCAGGTCGCCCGACCCGGACGCAAAGGGCCCGCCCCGCGGACCTCATGACGAGCCTCCCGTCATGACCATCCGCGGGGCGGGCCTCGGCCAACGCGAAAGCTTCGGGAACTGAAAGACTTCGGCGTCTCACCCCTCGGCTGCGTCTACCAAGGAGAGCCCGCGGCCACCGTCCCCGCCCGCCGGGCGCTCAACCGGCCTGCTTCGCCTTCTTGATCGCGTCCTCGACCATCCGGCAGGCCTCGTCCGCCTCGCCCCAGCGCTTGATCTCGACCCACTTGTCCTTCTCCAGATCCTTGTAGTGATTGAAGAAGTGGGCGATCTGGTCGCGCAGGATGTCCGGCAGATCGCGATACGAGCTGACGTTGGTATAGAAGGGATGCAGGTCGTCGACCGGCACCGCGAGTATCTTCTCGTCCAGTCCCTTCTCGTCCTCCATCACCAGGACCCCGACCGGCCGGGCCCGGACCACGGCGCCGGGGACGACCGGCACCCGGCCCGCCACGAGGACGTCGACGGGATCCCCGTCGTCCGAAAGCGTGTGCGGGACAAAGCCGTAGTTGCAGGGATAGTACATGGCGGTGTGGAGAAAGCGGTCGACGAACATCGCGCCCGACTCCTTGTCGACCTCGTACTTCACCGGATCGCCGCCGAGCGGCACCTCGATGATCACGTTCACGTCCCAGGGCGGATTTCGGCCCACGGAAATGCGGTTGAGATCCATTGTCGCGACCCCCAAAAGACCAGCGGCGCCCCGAAAGCGAGGCGGCACGACGTCAAAGCGACCTCGTATCCCGACCCGGCATCGAAGCCTTGGGCTGGCGGAGACCACTTTGCCCTCGCTGCCCCGAGGTGATCAAGACACCTGCCGCGGGCGCAGCGCCGCGGTTCGTCATCGTCCGCGGGTTTCCGAAAGCCTGAAGCCAGACAGAACAAGATTGCGGCTCGGACCGAAGCGGATCCGAGCCGATCTTGGTCTTACGGTGATGGTGTCGGCGGGTCAGCCCGGCAGCAATGCCGCTGCCTCATCTTGACGGGAATAAACCAGCCTCAGACGTACCTCGCCTTTGCCCTGTCCTGACCCCTGCGTCTCGAGCTCTCCCTGCTCGGTCACCATCTCCTGTCGTTGGCGCGCCTTCATCACCTCCTCGACCGAGCGAAGCCGCCGGTTCAGGTAGGGACTTACGAAAGCCGCACGCTCGGAGCTTGGCTTATCCACAAGTTTTCCCCAAAGATATCCACAATATTTAGTAGGTCAGCTATAGAAAAACATCAATAGGTTGGGTTAAGCAAGTAGAAATCGCCGGCACCATGTGGCCTTTCTGTGTCCCGGACGGAGAATTCTCCCGGCCTTGTCTTGGAAGCTCGCGCCCGCCGGCGGCGGCGCTCCCGACGCGTCGGCGCCGGCCGGGGCCGCGAAATCCGCGATCCCGCCGGCTCGGCCGTCGAAGGGCCGCCGCGACGACAGCCCAATGCCGGTCCTGGCAAGTCGAGGCGACGGTGAGTTCTGTATTCGTCCCTCTTTCTATTGGAGATTGCAGAGGCACCGCGCCGGTAGCGATCCGGCGCAGCGCCCCGGTCCGCCTTGACTTTGGCGGCCTTCCTGCTGCGGATCTGTGCCGATTCCCACAGCAGGCGCCATGAACAAATTTTAATCGTTCGGCTGTGCCAAAGTATGGCTTCTCTGATATATTGAGAAATCAGAACTTCGGCCCCTATCCGATAAGAAAAGTGGGAGTTGTCATGAAGCTGCGGGCTCTGGTGTTGGCTCTTTTCCTTGTTCTACCGGCTGTCAAAGTCGGCTACGCGCAGGACGTGCCCAGCGTGGTCCGCTTCAGCTTCAGCAGCGGCTGGGACGGCCTGCCGGCGATCGTCGCCATCGAACGTGGCTTCTTCGCGAACGAGAACCTCGTGGTCAGCAGCATGCCGCTCTCCAACACCAAGGGAATCATCGAATCCCTGGCGGGTGGCTCCACCGACTTCGCCACGGTGCCCCAGCGGACGCTCCTGATCATGGCGGCCGCGAAGGTGCCGGTGAAGGTCGTCTCCCAGAACGGCTGGGGCGCCGAGATCGAGCTCATCGTGCCCGCCAGCGACACTGCGACCAAGAGCCTGGCCGAGCTCAAGGGCAAGACCATTGCCGTGGGCTCCGGGTCGGAGTCCCACGGCGTGCTGATCCGGCTGCTGAACCAGTCCGGCCTTCAGCCCAACGACGTGAACGTCAAGATCGTCCCTTCGCCTCAGTTGACCAGCGCCTTCGACGGCAATGCCGCCCAGGCGATCTTCGCCCTGAGGTACTTCACCTCGCCCCTGGTCAGCACCGAGCGGGCGCGCGTCGTGCTCAGCAACGATGCGGTCGTGCAAGCGATCGGACGGATCGGCGCCTCGCCGCTCGTGGTCAGCGGCAAGACGCTGGAACACAAGCCCGAGACCATTCAGCGCTTCGTCAATGCCTGGGTCAGGGCGCTGGACTACGTCCGCAGCGACCCCGACGATGCGGCCAACCTGTTGCGGGTCTACTTCCACCGGCAGGGGGTGAAGGTCTCGAAGGAGCTGACCCGGAGCTGGGTCGATATGGTCAGGTACGATCGCTATACCTGGTCGGAGGCCGACGTCCTCGACGCGGAATACAACGGCTGGGGCCTCAACACGGGCAAGGTCTTCAAGGTGCAGCCGAAGCTCGAGGGATACATCGACAACAGGTACGCGGAAGCGGCGGCGAAAAACCTCAAGTAACCGGGGCATCTCGCCTCGGCCGCGGCGCCGCGGCCCGCGGGTCCCGCCGGGCGCCTTCGGCCCCCAACCGGCGATCCCGTTCCGAGGTCAGAAGGCCTGTAGCGTGATCGGCACGCTCACCGTGAACTGGAAATCGGGCGATTCGTCAGTCACTCCGACCGCCGTGCCGACGAGCAAGGACATATCGGGCGAGATGCCGTAGGACATGCCGAGCACGACGCGGCCGTCGTTCAGACGGGTCCCATCCTGGCTGCTGCCGTCCACTTCGGTCTTGAAGGTGATCTGATCGATGAAGGACATGTTCAGGGAGATGCGCTCGCTGAGCGCGATGTTCATGCCACCGAAGAACTGGATGGAGTCGCCCGGATCGATGTCCTGGCCGTTCTTCTCGTCCTCGAAGTTGAAGGTGTAGCCGCCGCCGGCAAAGAACACCACGGGGTCACTGGTCCAGACCGAGGTGAAGGTGTTCTCGAGCGCATAGAACCCGCTGCCCGTCGGCGCGTCCTTGAGCACCGTCTGTCCGTTGACGGACTTGGTATCGATCCCGAAGGGATCCCGACCGGTAGGGAAGGTCGCCCTGGACCGCAGGATGATGTCGGGGATCGCTCCCTGCGAGAACACCGGCTGATAGGACACGCCGAACTGAACGTCGCCAATGCCGTCGCCCGTGGTATCGATGTCCTGGGCTTCTGACGTCGTAGCGCCGTCGGTCAGGGTTTCCGTGCGATAGACGTAGGGAACGAAGGCATCGATCTGGAAGCGGTTGTAGACGCCCAAGCGCGCGCTGACCGAGGGCCTGACGATGTGCCGTTCGAGAGAGTCGACGCTGATATCGCCGATCACGATCGCCTGAGCGATCGACAGGCCGTTGATGCCGACCTGGTCGGAATCGATGTAGGTGTACTCGACCGCCGGTTCGATCTGAAGCGTCCCGGGCGGCAGCAGGATGCCGCCGACCTCGAGAAGCAGCTGGTCCGTGGGCGCCTCCGATTCCGGACGCTGCTCCTCGTCGGAGGTCGCCTCGGGCGCGACGGGTTCCGGGGCCGGCTCCCCCGGGGGCACCGGCGTCGGCGCCTTGGGCTGAACGTCCTGCGCCAGGGTGAAGGGCGCCTGACCTCCGGTGGTGGTTCCGTAGCCATAGTCGGTGCCGCCGATGTACTCGAAACGCGCGTAGAGATCGTTGAGATCGCCGCGCTGCTCGCTCAGGATCAAGCCTTGGGACTGGGACAGCCGCTGCTGCTCGTCGAGCTTGCGCTCCTGAGCCGCAAGGCGCTCCGCTTGCTCCTGCAGCCTGCGTTCCTGCTCGGCGAGGCGCTGCTCCTGGGCCTCGAAGCGCTTCTGCTGCTCGAGGATAATCTGCCTCAGGCGCTCGATCTCTTCCTCGGTGCTCGCCAGGGCCGGCCGCTGCGCCGCACCCAGACAGAGGCTCACGACCACCAGGGCCGTGCCGGCTTTCCAAGTCAAGCTGCGCATTCGATCCCCCCCATGCGCACCGCCGAGCCGCCAAAGCCCCCGCTTCGCAGCTCTGGGCCAATCTGCTCGGAACTGTAGCATGATCGCGAATATTGAGTCATTTCAAGAAAAAGCCGGCATCTGTGGACAAATAGGAGAATTGCCCCTGTTTACCCTGAATAAACAGGACCACGTTTCCTTGCCAGGCCCTGCTTTCTTTTGTGCCTTTCCTCTCGCTGAAGAGCGATTCCTCCGCCTGCACCAGGTTAGATAAAAGCCAGTACTTTAAGGAAAGCTGAAGGAGCGGAACCTTTTTGGATCATTGCTGAGAAGAGCTGGGGGAGGCCGCCTTCCCCCCGGTGGCGGCCTCCCTCTCTGAAGGCGGCGTCATAGAGGTCGAAACCCAGACGCCACTTCAAAGCCACCCTACAAGCCCGAAAGCATGGGGATGTTTTGAATCTGGATGTTGGCCCCGGCCCCGAGGTTGAAGATGTTGATCTGCATGTCCAGGTACTGATTCACGACGTTGAAGTTACCCATGACGTTCGCCGTCTGGAGTATGCCGTTGAAACTGCCGAAGCTGCCCACGCTGGTCGTCATCTCGACCTGGCTCACGCCGCCGCCCAGATCCTGGAGATTGGGAGCCGAGACGAGGCCGAGGCCGGTGGAATCGAAGGCGACCGCGGTCAGGCCGGTCAGGCCCTGGATGTCGCTGTAGGCCGCGAGGGCGAAGCTGAAGGCGAAGCCGTTCAGGCCGCCCCGCATCTCCGACATCTCCTCGTCGGTGAGCGTCTCGCCCAAGGAGGAGAGGTCGCCCGCCATAGCCAAGGTGCCCCCGCCACCCGGCGGCGAGCCATCCGGCAGCCGGCCGTCGTCGCGGCTATGGCCGGACATGTCCGCCGCCATCGCCGGTGCCGACATGAGGAGCAGGGCCAAGGCCGACGCCCCTGCCAAAGTCGACAATTGCTTGCCGTTCGCACTCATGCTCTTCGCTCCCTTCCCTCTTGGTCCCGCAGCCTCGGCAGGACCAGAAACCTCTTTGCCTAAAACTCGGTCGGCCCGGGCCGGATGTTGAACAGCCCGCCGTCGAGGATCCATTGCACTTCGCTTTTCCGCCCCCGGAGAATCGGGTCCAGGGTGAACTCGCTCTGTCCGCCGTTGGTGGCGCTCAGGAAGACCAGGATCACGTTGTTCCACTCCTGGTCAAAATCCTCCAAGGATCGGGCCCGATTGCCGAAGGCGGGATCGGCGATGAACACCGTGCCGTCCTTCACGCCCTTGATCACCACGAAGTGGTTGTATCCCCGCGTGTTGATCAACGTCAGAACCGGGACCTTGAGTTTGCTGAGCTTTTCCGCGTTCTTGATCTTGAAACCCTGGGCCAGGTAGCCGCGGCCCTCGCCGTAGCGCTTGAGCTCGAGCATCGAGAAGCCGTCCCGCTCGATCTCCTCCGCGTTGCCGTACTCCTTGACGGAATCGATGACGGCTTGCTCGTCGACGTCCTCGCCATAGTAGTACTTGAACAGCGTCGCGATCGCCGCCGCCCCGCAGCTCAAATCGTAGGACTGGGGCACGACCCGCTTGAACTTCATCTGGGCAAGGCTGTTCACCTTGACGTTGTAGATCCGCGCGCCGCCCACCACGGGCAGGGTATTGGCCGCCGCCGTCCCACAGATCAGGGTCGAGGCTGCGAGAATCACGGCGGTGATGATCGGGGTCCTCACGGCGCGCCTCCTAGGGGCAGGCTCGAGACATTGACCGAGATGCCGACCACCTTGGTCGAGATGTTGCCGTTGCCCGCCACCTGGTTGACCTGGGCGATGCCCGAGAAGTTGTTGAAGGAGTTGCTAATCCTGTTGTCGTAGTCGGTCGTATCCGGGTCGATGTTGTCGACGTTGTCGGCAGCGATCACGGTACCGAGATCGACATCGCCCACCGACACGATGTCCGTGGCCCCCAGGCCGATCGCCATGACCACGGCGTTGGCCTGCTGGTTCATGTTGCCGACCGACTGGTTGACCGAGGCGATGCCGGAAAAGCCGTTGAAGCTGCCGTCGATGACGTTGAGCCCCGAGGCGTTGCTGACGTTGAAGGTGTTGTCGCCGAGATAGATCGAACCCTCGAGGCTCGCCCCCGCCACGACTGCGTCCGTCTCGATCACCGAGATCGCCACCGCGTTGACCTGGTTGCTCAGATTGCCGGCGTCCTGGTTGATGCCGACGATGCCCTCGCCCCCATTGACCGAGCCGAGCAGGAAATTGGTCTGGATCGTCCCGTGCTCGGTCACGGTGTTGCCGACGATCGACATGTTCAGATAGCCGCTGGCGAAGGCCGCGCCATTGGCCGGGACCGTGCCCTCGATCAGGACCACCACCTGCTCGACGTCACCGATACCGCCGCCGATGTCGTCGTCGTCCGCCATGGCGGCCCCGGCGCCCAGAGAGAGCAAGGCGAGCGCTGCGGCGATGCCTGAGGCGGTTCCGGTGAACCTGATGCCTCGTCCTGTCACGGCTTTCCCTCCCAAGACTGCCTCCGCTGGACCAATGGCCCGATCTCAAAAAGTGCTTAACGAATCGAACGCGATGAAAAAGGGTGGGAGGAGGCTTTTGCCCCCTCCCACGGTC
This window harbors:
- a CDS encoding LOG family protein, whose product is MTNDLEKAYGNQRFLSSPDGRPLRILAEYIEPAARFQRYKVDDTIVFFGSARAPSPESLENDAAVDEKRREMARYYDAARELAKRLTEWSKNLDDDDRRFVICSGGGPGIMEASNRGASEARGINVGLNISIPHEPSGNPHATRELTFEFHYFFMRKFWFAYLAKAVVVFPGGFGTLDEFFELLTLIQTGKIRKRMPIVLFGRDYWHRVINFDALVEFGTISAGDLDLFFDTDSVDEAYDHITKELTEYALPHPGLSL
- the ppa gene encoding inorganic diphosphatase, which gives rise to MDLNRISVGRNPPWDVNVIIEVPLGGDPVKYEVDKESGAMFVDRFLHTAMYYPCNYGFVPHTLSDDGDPVDVLVAGRVPVVPGAVVRARPVGVLVMEDEKGLDEKILAVPVDDLHPFYTNVSSYRDLPDILRDQIAHFFNHYKDLEKDKWVEIKRWGEADEACRMVEDAIKKAKQAG
- a CDS encoding ABC transporter substrate-binding protein translates to MKLRALVLALFLVLPAVKVGYAQDVPSVVRFSFSSGWDGLPAIVAIERGFFANENLVVSSMPLSNTKGIIESLAGGSTDFATVPQRTLLIMAAAKVPVKVVSQNGWGAEIELIVPASDTATKSLAELKGKTIAVGSGSESHGVLIRLLNQSGLQPNDVNVKIVPSPQLTSAFDGNAAQAIFALRYFTSPLVSTERARVVLSNDAVVQAIGRIGASPLVVSGKTLEHKPETIQRFVNAWVRALDYVRSDPDDAANLLRVYFHRQGVKVSKELTRSWVDMVRYDRYTWSEADVLDAEYNGWGLNTGKVFKVQPKLEGYIDNRYAEAAAKNLK
- a CDS encoding transporter, with the translated sequence MRSLTWKAGTALVVVSLCLGAAQRPALASTEEEIERLRQIILEQQKRFEAQEQRLAEQERRLQEQAERLAAQERKLDEQQRLSQSQGLILSEQRGDLNDLYARFEYIGGTDYGYGTTTGGQAPFTLAQDVQPKAPTPVPPGEPAPEPVAPEATSDEEQRPESEAPTDQLLLEVGGILLPPGTLQIEPAVEYTYIDSDQVGINGLSIAQAIVIGDISVDSLERHIVRPSVSARLGVYNRFQIDAFVPYVYRTETLTDGATTSEAQDIDTTGDGIGDVQFGVSYQPVFSQGAIPDIILRSRATFPTGRDPFGIDTKSVNGQTVLKDAPTGSGFYALENTFTSVWTSDPVVFFAGGGYTFNFEDEKNGQDIDPGDSIQFFGGMNIALSERISLNMSFIDQITFKTEVDGSSQDGTRLNDGRVVLGMSYGISPDMSLLVGTAVGVTDESPDFQFTVSVPITLQAF
- a CDS encoding C39 family peptidase, whose translation is MRTPIITAVILAASTLICGTAAANTLPVVGGARIYNVKVNSLAQMKFKRVVPQSYDLSCGAAAIATLFKYYYGEDVDEQAVIDSVKEYGNAEEIERDGFSMLELKRYGEGRGYLAQGFKIKNAEKLSKLKVPVLTLINTRGYNHFVVIKGVKDGTVFIADPAFGNRARSLEDFDQEWNNVILVFLSATNGGQSEFTLDPILRGRKSEVQWILDGGLFNIRPGPTEF